In Thermococcus sp. M39, the following are encoded in one genomic region:
- the cmk gene encoding (d)CMP kinase, translated as MPKGCLVITVSGLAGSGTTTLCRNIARHYGFKHVYAGLIFRQMAREMGMTLQEFQKYAELHPEIDREVDKRQIEAAKECNVVIEGRLAGWMVKNADLKIWLDAPIKVRAERVARREGISVEEAFIQIAEREKQNRKRYLNLYGIDINDLSIYDLVINTSKWSPDGVFAIVKAAIDHLYPDGDTGFRTKK; from the coding sequence ATGCCAAAAGGCTGTCTAGTGATAACAGTAAGCGGTTTAGCAGGTTCAGGAACTACAACACTATGTCGCAATATTGCCAGACATTATGGATTTAAGCATGTCTATGCTGGTTTAATTTTTAGACAGATGGCCAGAGAAATGGGTATGACTTTACAGGAGTTTCAAAAATACGCTGAGCTTCACCCAGAGATTGATAGGGAAGTTGATAAGAGGCAGATTGAGGCAGCTAAGGAGTGCAACGTTGTTATTGAAGGTCGTTTGGCTGGCTGGATGGTTAAGAATGCTGACCTTAAAATTTGGCTTGATGCTCCAATAAAAGTTAGAGCCGAAAGGGTTGCAAGGAGAGAGGGCATTAGTGTTGAGGAAGCGTTCATACAGATTGCCGAGAGGGAGAAGCAAAATAGGAAAAGATATTTAAACCTTTATGGTATTGACATCAACGACCTTTCGATTTATGATTTAGTCATAAACACTTCGAAATGGTCGCCCGATGGGGTCTTCGCTATTGTGAAGGCCGCCATCGACCACCTGTACCCCGATGGCGACACGGGGTTTAGGACGAAAAAATGA
- the rplX gene encoding 50S ribosomal protein L24, whose translation MELKSKQPRKQRKFLYNAPLHLRHKIMSATLSPELRKKYGVRNLPIRTGDKVRIMRGDYKGVEGKVVEVDLRRYRIYVEGVTLKKVNGTEVFYPIHPSNVMIVELNLDDERRKKIIERRA comes from the coding sequence ATGGAGCTTAAGAGTAAGCAACCAAGGAAGCAGAGGAAGTTTTTATATAACGCTCCTCTCCACTTGAGGCACAAGATAATGAGCGCTACACTTTCACCAGAGCTTAGGAAGAAATACGGCGTAAGGAACTTGCCAATAAGGACTGGTGATAAGGTTAGAATTATGCGCGGAGATTACAAGGGTGTCGAGGGCAAAGTAGTTGAAGTTGACCTCAGGAGATACAGGATTTACGTTGAGGGAGTTACACTTAAGAAGGTCAACGGAACCGAAGTGTTCTACCCAATACACCCCTCAAACGTTATGATTGTTGAGCTTAACCTTGACGATGAGAGAAGGAAGAAGATAATTGAGAGGAGGGCTTGA
- the rpsE gene encoding 30S ribosomal protein S5, producing MSQDWREYAQRVLEEWQPKTKLGMLVKEGQITDIHEIFRKGYQIKEPEIVDVLLPEVNARENQQVLDIALTVRMTDSGRRVRFRVLAAVGNRDGYVGLGIGHGKEVGIAIRKAINYAKMNIIEIKRGCGSWECRCRRPHSVPFTVEGKEGSVRVKLIPGPRGLGLVIGDVGKKILTLAGVKDVWSQSFGETRTTVNFAKAVFNALYNTNKVAIKPDMIEKYGIVVGREMPQNFEL from the coding sequence ATGAGCCAAGACTGGAGGGAATACGCTCAAAGAGTATTAGAAGAATGGCAGCCCAAGACTAAGTTGGGCATGCTCGTTAAGGAAGGACAGATTACGGACATTCACGAGATCTTCAGAAAGGGCTACCAGATTAAGGAGCCAGAGATTGTTGATGTCCTCCTTCCAGAAGTCAATGCAAGAGAAAACCAACAAGTCCTTGATATTGCTCTGACAGTTAGAATGACTGACAGCGGTAGGAGAGTAAGATTTAGGGTCTTAGCTGCAGTTGGTAACAGAGATGGTTATGTTGGATTGGGCATTGGTCATGGAAAGGAAGTCGGTATCGCAATTAGAAAAGCAATAAACTATGCTAAGATGAACATCATCGAAATTAAGAGAGGCTGTGGTTCATGGGAGTGCAGATGTAGAAGACCACACTCAGTTCCATTCACCGTTGAAGGAAAAGAGGGAAGCGTCAGAGTCAAGCTCATACCAGGGCCAAGAGGTCTTGGACTTGTCATTGGTGATGTCGGCAAGAAGATACTGACCTTGGCAGGAGTTAAGGACGTATGGTCACAAAGCTTTGGTGAGACAAGAACAACAGTTAACTTTGCAAAAGCAGTGTTTAATGCACTCTACAACACAAACAAAGTTGCTATTAAGCCCGACATGATCGAAAAGTACGGCATCGTCGTTGGTAGAGAGATGCCACAGAACTTTGAACTGTGA
- a CDS encoding 30S ribosomal protein S4e: MARKGAKRHLKRLAAPTQWYIERKAYKWAVRPRPGPHNMRTSIPLLYIVRDYLGYAKTAREARKILNEGKILVDGKARKDYKFPVGIMDVVSIPETGEHYRVLPNRIGKLILHPISEEEAKIKPLRINNKRMVKGGNLQLNFHDGTNYLVKLSSLTDEVKDRFKTSYTVLMKMPEREIVEILPFEIGAYVFVTQGKNVARIGKIVEVRHFPAGWPDVVTIEDQEGELFDTLKEYAFVIGKDKPEISLP, encoded by the coding sequence ATGGCAAGAAAAGGTGCTAAGAGGCATTTAAAGAGACTTGCTGCTCCAACTCAATGGTATATTGAGAGAAAAGCCTACAAGTGGGCTGTGAGACCAAGGCCAGGACCGCACAACATGAGGACATCAATTCCGCTCCTCTACATCGTTAGAGACTATCTTGGCTATGCAAAGACGGCAAGAGAGGCAAGAAAGATACTCAACGAAGGCAAAATCCTTGTAGATGGGAAGGCAAGAAAGGACTACAAGTTCCCCGTTGGGATTATGGATGTTGTCTCAATCCCAGAGACTGGTGAGCACTACAGGGTTTTACCAAACAGAATTGGTAAGCTCATCCTTCACCCAATAAGCGAGGAAGAGGCTAAGATAAAGCCGCTCAGGATTAACAACAAGAGAATGGTTAAGGGTGGAAACCTACAGCTCAACTTCCATGATGGAACCAACTATCTCGTAAAGCTCAGCTCACTCACCGATGAAGTCAAAGATCGCTTCAAGACATCATACACAGTCCTCATGAAGATGCCGGAGAGAGAAATCGTTGAGATACTTCCATTTGAAATCGGTGCATATGTCTTCGTTACACAGGGTAAGAACGTTGCAAGAATAGGTAAGATAGTTGAGGTCAGACACTTCCCAGCAGGCTGGCCAGATGTCGTTACAATTGAAGACCAAGAAGGCGAGCTCTTCGACACACTCAAAGAGTATGCCTTCGTTATTGGAAAGGACAAGCCAGAGATTTCACTGCCATGA
- a CDS encoding 50S ribosomal protein L30, whose product MAKIAIIRIRGRVGVKRPVRDTLAMLRLHKVNHLVIVDDTPSYKGMIQKAKDYITWGEINAETLAKLIRKRGRLIGNKKVTDEYVQEKLGMTIEEFAEKVINGEMKLSDLPNLKPVFRLHPPRGGFKGSKKRTFKEGGALGYRGEKINELIERML is encoded by the coding sequence ATGGCAAAGATAGCAATAATTAGGATTAGAGGAAGAGTTGGGGTTAAGAGACCAGTAAGGGATACACTCGCAATGCTTAGACTTCACAAGGTCAACCACCTCGTCATAGTTGATGACACACCAAGCTACAAGGGAATGATCCAGAAGGCGAAGGACTACATTACATGGGGCGAAATTAACGCGGAGACATTAGCTAAGCTCATAAGAAAGAGGGGCAGATTAATCGGGAACAAGAAGGTTACAGATGAGTATGTCCAAGAGAAGCTCGGAATGACAATTGAAGAGTTTGCCGAAAAAGTCATTAATGGAGAGATGAAGCTCAGCGACTTGCCAAACCTCAAACCAGTCTTTAGGCTCCACCCACCAAGGGGTGGCTTCAAGGGAAGCAAGAAGAGGACATTCAAAGAGGGCGGAGCTTTAGGTTATAGAGGCGAGAAGATTAACGAGCTTATAGAGAGAATGCTGTGA
- the secY gene encoding preprotein translocase subunit SecY has product MGARDIVYALERWFPEIERPKRHVPLKEKFAWTGIVLLLYFILSEIPLFGLPPTVQDYFETLRVVLAGRSGSILTLGIGPIVTAGIIMQLLVGSEIIKLDLSDHEDRRFYQALQRVFAVFMCFFEAAIYVLAGAFGNPSLGIKVLLILQLAFGGLLLIIMDELVSKWGIGSGISLFIAAGVSQTIITRAFNPLTTTQVIDPLTGQPAIIGAIPAFIQHLIHGDLTGGFYRGTLPDMSNVLATLVVFLIVVYLESMRVEIPLSYGRVTVRGRYPIRFMYVSNIPIILTFALYANIQLWARLLQRLGHPILGQFDPQTGAAISGFVRYTIPPRDIFHVTADPVRALIYALMTIVWSLIFGFLWVELTGLDAKSIARQLQRAGLQIPGFRRDPRILERVLQRYIPYVTFLGSFTLAVVAVLADFLGALGTGTGILLTVGILYRFYEEIAREQVSEMFPMLRRFFG; this is encoded by the coding sequence ATGGGCGCAAGGGATATAGTTTATGCATTAGAGAGATGGTTCCCAGAGATTGAAAGACCAAAGAGGCATGTTCCTTTAAAAGAAAAGTTTGCTTGGACCGGAATTGTACTGCTATTGTATTTCATCTTATCAGAAATTCCTCTATTCGGTTTGCCACCAACTGTTCAAGACTATTTTGAAACCTTAAGAGTTGTTCTCGCTGGTAGAAGCGGTAGCATTCTCACCTTAGGTATCGGTCCTATTGTTACTGCTGGAATTATCATGCAGCTTTTAGTCGGTTCTGAGATAATAAAGCTCGACTTATCAGACCATGAGGATAGAAGATTTTACCAGGCACTGCAGAGAGTGTTTGCAGTATTCATGTGTTTCTTTGAGGCAGCTATCTATGTATTAGCTGGTGCGTTCGGAAACCCATCGTTAGGAATAAAAGTCCTCTTGATACTTCAGCTTGCATTTGGTGGATTACTCCTTATAATCATGGATGAACTCGTTAGCAAGTGGGGAATTGGGAGTGGTATCAGCTTATTCATTGCTGCTGGTGTTTCGCAGACAATAATTACAAGAGCATTCAATCCTTTAACCACAACACAAGTAATTGATCCCCTTACAGGACAGCCAGCAATAATCGGTGCGATTCCTGCATTCATCCAGCATCTAATTCATGGTGATCTGACGGGTGGATTTTACAGAGGAACCTTGCCAGATATGAGCAATGTATTGGCAACTCTGGTAGTGTTCCTTATCGTCGTATATTTAGAGAGCATGCGTGTTGAGATCCCACTCAGCTATGGAAGAGTTACAGTTAGAGGAAGATATCCAATTAGGTTCATGTATGTTTCGAACATTCCGATTATCTTAACCTTCGCACTTTATGCAAACATTCAGCTTTGGGCTAGATTATTGCAGAGACTTGGACATCCAATCTTAGGGCAGTTTGACCCCCAAACTGGAGCTGCAATTTCAGGATTTGTTAGATACACTATTCCTCCTAGGGATATCTTCCACGTTACAGCTGATCCAGTAAGGGCATTGATCTATGCCCTTATGACAATCGTTTGGTCTTTAATCTTTGGATTCCTCTGGGTTGAGCTTACGGGATTAGATGCAAAGAGCATAGCAAGGCAACTGCAAAGAGCAGGTCTCCAAATTCCAGGATTTAGAAGGGATCCGAGAATCCTTGAGAGAGTGTTGCAGAGGTACATTCCGTACGTTACCTTCTTGGGCTCATTCACCCTAGCTGTGGTTGCAGTATTGGCTGACTTCCTTGGAGCATTAGGTACAGGAACAGGAATACTGCTGACTGTCGGAATCCTCTACAGGTTCTATGAGGAGATAGCGAGGGAGCAAGTAAGCGAAATGTTCCCAATGCTCCGCAGGTTCTTCGGTTGA
- a CDS encoding 30S ribosomal protein S14 produces the protein MAKADYNKRKPRKFGKGARRCIRCGQYGPIIRIHGLMLCRHCFREIAPKLGFRKYE, from the coding sequence ATGGCCAAGGCAGATTACAATAAAAGAAAGCCGAGAAAGTTTGGTAAAGGTGCGAGAAGGTGCATTCGCTGCGGACAATATGGGCCAATCATCAGAATCCATGGACTTATGTTGTGCAGACACTGCTTTAGAGAGATAGCTCCAAAGTTAGGATTTAGGAAATACGAGTGA
- a CDS encoding adenylate kinase: MPFVVIITGIPGVGKSTITRLALKRTRAKFRLINFGDLMFEEAVKLGWVKHRDEMRKLELPKQRILQQKAAEKIAEIAKKEPVLLDTHATIRTPLGYLLGFPREVIETINPNFIVIIEATPSEILGRRLRDLKRDRDVETEEQIQRHQDLNRAAAISYAMHSNALIKIIENHEDKGLEEAVNELVKILDLAVEEYA; this comes from the coding sequence ATGCCGTTTGTAGTCATAATTACTGGCATCCCAGGGGTAGGTAAGAGCACCATTACAAGATTGGCTTTGAAAAGGACACGGGCTAAATTCAGACTCATTAACTTTGGCGACTTAATGTTTGAAGAAGCGGTAAAATTAGGTTGGGTTAAGCACAGGGATGAAATGAGGAAATTGGAGTTGCCGAAGCAGAGAATTCTACAGCAGAAAGCTGCAGAAAAAATTGCGGAAATAGCCAAAAAGGAGCCCGTTCTTTTAGATACACATGCTACAATCAGAACTCCCCTTGGCTATTTGCTGGGATTCCCAAGGGAGGTCATTGAGACCATAAATCCAAACTTTATTGTAATAATTGAGGCAACTCCAAGCGAAATCCTCGGTAGACGTTTGAGAGATCTCAAAAGAGACAGAGATGTTGAGACTGAAGAGCAAATCCAGAGACATCAAGATTTAAATAGGGCTGCTGCAATAAGCTATGCAATGCATTCCAATGCACTTATAAAGATAATTGAGAACCATGAAGACAAAGGTTTAGAAGAAGCTGTTAATGAGTTGGTGAAAATACTCGATTTGGCGGTGGAGGAATATGCTTGA
- a CDS encoding 50S ribosomal protein L19e codes for MRMQRRIAAEILKCGENRVWIDPERIEDVKSAITREDIKRLIKEGVIKKKPIKGQSTYRAKIRHEQRKKGRHRGPGSRKGKKTARMGKKERWIMTIRALRKELRKLKAEKKIDVHTYRRLYIRAKGGQFKNKHQLYLFLEEKGILKR; via the coding sequence ATGAGAATGCAGAGAAGGATTGCTGCTGAGATTTTAAAATGTGGCGAGAACAGGGTCTGGATTGACCCTGAGAGAATTGAGGATGTTAAATCCGCTATCACAAGGGAAGATATCAAGCGTTTAATAAAAGAGGGAGTTATTAAGAAAAAGCCAATCAAGGGACAGAGCACTTACAGAGCCAAGATAAGGCATGAACAGAGGAAGAAGGGAAGACACAGGGGACCAGGAAGCAGAAAGGGTAAGAAGACAGCAAGAATGGGCAAGAAGGAAAGGTGGATTATGACTATCAGAGCATTGAGAAAAGAACTTAGAAAGCTCAAGGCAGAGAAGAAGATAGATGTTCACACCTACAGGAGATTGTACATAAGAGCGAAGGGTGGACAGTTCAAGAACAAGCACCAGCTCTACCTGTTCCTTGAGGAAAAGGGAATATTGAAGAGGTGA
- a CDS encoding 50S ribosomal protein L14e — protein MPAIDIGRIAVVIAGRRAGQKVVVVDIIDKNFVLVTGAGLNKVKRRRMNIKHIEPLPEKISIPRGASDEEVKAALEQAGISLA, from the coding sequence ATGCCAGCAATTGATATAGGAAGAATAGCCGTTGTTATTGCCGGAAGGAGAGCCGGACAAAAGGTTGTTGTAGTTGATATAATTGACAAGAACTTCGTCCTCGTTACAGGTGCTGGATTGAACAAGGTTAAGAGGAGAAGAATGAACATAAAGCACATCGAGCCGCTCCCAGAGAAGATTAGCATTCCAAGAGGAGCAAGCGACGAGGAAGTTAAGGCCGCCCTTGAGCAGGCTGGAATAAGTTTAGCTTGA
- a CDS encoding 30S ribosomal protein S8 encodes MTLLDPLANALSHITNSEKVGKKEVYIKPASKLIGEVLRVMQENGYIGEFEFIDDGRAGIYRVQLIGKINKAGAIKPRFPVKARDYEYWEKRFLPAFEFGILIVSTSQGVMTHKEARDKGIGGRLIAYVY; translated from the coding sequence ATGACTTTACTTGACCCATTGGCAAATGCCCTATCACATATTACAAACAGTGAGAAGGTTGGGAAGAAGGAGGTTTACATAAAGCCAGCCTCAAAGCTCATTGGAGAAGTTTTGAGAGTTATGCAGGAGAACGGCTACATCGGTGAATTCGAATTCATTGACGACGGAAGGGCTGGAATTTACAGGGTTCAGCTAATAGGTAAAATAAACAAAGCCGGAGCAATAAAGCCAAGATTCCCCGTCAAAGCTAGGGACTACGAGTACTGGGAAAAGAGGTTCCTCCCAGCATTCGAGTTTGGAATATTGATAGTCTCAACATCACAGGGTGTAATGACACACAAAGAGGCAAGAGATAAGGGAATTGGCGGAAGGTTGATAGCTTACGTCTACTGA
- a CDS encoding 50S ribosomal protein L5 encodes MIANREQILADWEAHPMRRPRVAKVTINIGVGESGERLTKAETMLQQLVGQKPIRRRAKKTNRDFGIRRGEPIAVKVTLRGKKAYEILKRLLVAVDNKLKASNFDEHGNVCFGIEEHINIPGVEYDPEIGIFGMDVCVTLERPGFRIARRRRKRTKIPTRHKLTKEEGIVFMQEEFGVEIVEG; translated from the coding sequence ATGATAGCAAATAGAGAGCAAATTTTAGCTGATTGGGAAGCTCATCCGATGAGAAGACCAAGGGTAGCCAAGGTTACAATTAACATTGGTGTTGGTGAGAGTGGAGAAAGGTTAACAAAAGCAGAGACAATGCTTCAACAACTTGTTGGGCAGAAGCCAATTAGGAGAAGGGCAAAGAAGACAAACAGAGACTTTGGAATTAGAAGAGGAGAGCCAATTGCTGTAAAAGTCACACTTAGAGGAAAAAAAGCCTACGAGATTCTTAAGAGACTTCTGGTAGCAGTTGATAACAAGCTCAAAGCTTCAAACTTTGACGAACACGGAAACGTCTGCTTTGGAATTGAGGAACACATAAACATCCCGGGTGTTGAGTACGACCCAGAGATCGGTATCTTCGGTATGGACGTCTGTGTCACACTCGAGAGACCAGGATTTAGAATTGCAAGGAGAAGAAGAAAGAGGACAAAGATACCCACAAGACACAAGCTCACAAAGGAAGAGGGTATAGTTTTCATGCAAGAGGAGTTTGGCGTTGAGATTGTGGAGGGATGA
- a CDS encoding uL15m family ribosomal protein gives MIRRRKKVRKLRGSHTHGWGCKKKHRGGGHKGGRGMAGTGKRKKTKWTWVIKYMPDHLGKRGFSRPKAVQREIIAVNLKFIDEHLDELMQMGIAYEENGKIIVDTTQFADKVLGTGKLTKPLVIKAYAFSPKAQEKIEQAGGEAILA, from the coding sequence ATGATTAGGAGAAGAAAGAAAGTGAGAAAGCTGAGAGGATCACACACTCATGGCTGGGGATGCAAGAAGAAGCACAGAGGTGGAGGTCACAAGGGCGGTAGAGGAATGGCTGGAACTGGAAAGAGGAAGAAGACAAAGTGGACTTGGGTTATCAAATACATGCCTGACCACCTCGGTAAGAGGGGATTCAGCAGACCAAAGGCTGTCCAGAGAGAAATCATAGCAGTCAACTTGAAGTTCATTGACGAGCACTTGGATGAGCTTATGCAAATGGGAATTGCATATGAAGAGAACGGAAAAATCATAGTTGACACAACCCAGTTCGCTGACAAGGTTTTGGGAACTGGAAAGCTCACAAAGCCTTTGGTTATCAAGGCTTATGCCTTCTCCCCCAAGGCTCAGGAAAAGATTGAGCAGGCAGGGGGAGAGGCAATCCTCGCTTGA
- a CDS encoding 50S ribosomal protein L6 — MPIDAWVREEIEIPEGVEVTVENNVVKVKGPKGEIERELKYPGVKIFTEDGKVVIYKDFPRRKDIAIARTFKAHINNMIKGVTEGFTYKLKVVYSHFPVTVKVQGDKVIIENFLGEKAPRIAQILPGVKVKVMGQEIIVEGIDKEKVGQTAANIEQATRITKWDRRVFQDGIYIVEKAGKPIKF; from the coding sequence ATGCCAATTGATGCGTGGGTAAGGGAAGAGATTGAAATCCCAGAGGGAGTTGAAGTCACAGTTGAGAATAACGTTGTCAAAGTAAAGGGGCCAAAGGGAGAGATTGAGAGAGAGCTGAAGTATCCTGGAGTTAAGATATTCACAGAAGACGGTAAGGTTGTGATATACAAGGACTTTCCAAGGAGAAAGGACATAGCAATTGCAAGAACCTTCAAAGCTCACATAAACAACATGATAAAGGGTGTAACAGAGGGCTTTACATACAAGCTTAAGGTTGTTTACAGCCACTTCCCAGTTACTGTTAAGGTTCAAGGGGACAAAGTTATCATTGAGAACTTCCTCGGTGAAAAAGCTCCAAGAATTGCTCAGATCTTGCCGGGAGTGAAAGTCAAGGTCATGGGACAGGAAATCATTGTTGAAGGAATTGACAAAGAAAAAGTTGGACAAACAGCTGCAAACATTGAGCAGGCAACAAGAATCACAAAATGGGATAGAAGAGTGTTCCAAGATGGAATTTACATTGTTGAGAAGGCTGGCAAGCCTATAAAGTTCTGA
- a CDS encoding 50S ribosomal protein L34e: MKPMYRSRSWRRKYVRTPGGRTVIHFERRKPKIAHCAMCGRPLNGIPRGRPVEMRKLPKTKKRPERPMPHLCPRCMRKVMKAQVRAQIS; the protein is encoded by the coding sequence ATGAAACCAATGTATAGGTCAAGGTCATGGAGGAGGAAATACGTTAGAACTCCTGGGGGAAGGACTGTCATACACTTTGAGAGAAGAAAGCCAAAGATTGCTCACTGTGCAATGTGCGGAAGACCACTTAACGGCATTCCAAGAGGAAGACCAGTTGAAATGAGAAAGCTACCAAAGACCAAGAAGAGACCAGAGAGACCAATGCCGCACCTCTGCCCAAGATGCATGCGCAAGGTCATGAAAGCCCAGGTTAGAGCTCAGATTTCTTGA
- a CDS encoding DUF106 domain-containing protein: protein MLEPIYLVLDKIFGPLLVSTPPLWVVTISGIILGSFFTLVNYFLVDQEKLKRLQKLSKEFQKEWKEAQKAGDEKKLRKLQQKQIELLKLQNEVMKDTFFKPMLVTMPIFWIFFGWMRRWYAEVVVVKLPFNFFIADFFHKASSLHANELGYIGWYILTSMVVGQVLRKILDMA, encoded by the coding sequence ATGCTTGAGCCGATATATCTTGTACTGGATAAAATATTTGGGCCGTTGTTGGTCTCAACTCCCCCATTGTGGGTAGTGACAATCTCGGGTATAATACTAGGTTCGTTTTTCACACTAGTGAACTACTTCTTAGTTGACCAAGAAAAGTTGAAGAGACTTCAAAAGCTGAGCAAAGAATTTCAGAAAGAGTGGAAGGAAGCACAGAAAGCTGGGGATGAGAAGAAGCTTAGAAAGCTTCAGCAGAAGCAAATAGAGCTTTTAAAACTTCAGAATGAAGTTATGAAAGATACATTCTTCAAGCCCATGTTAGTAACAATGCCGATATTCTGGATATTCTTTGGATGGATGAGGAGATGGTACGCTGAAGTTGTTGTAGTAAAGCTACCATTTAACTTCTTCATTGCTGACTTTTTCCACAAGGCGTCATCTCTTCATGCAAATGAGCTCGGCTACATTGGATGGTACATCCTAACTTCAATGGTAGTAGGACAAGTTTTAAGAAAGATATTGGACATGGCTTAG
- a CDS encoding 50S ribosomal protein L18 yields MAHGPRYRVPFRRRREGKTNYHKRLKLLKSGKPRLVVRKTLNHHIAQIIVYDPKGDRTLVSAHTRELMRDFGWKGHGGNTPSAYLLGLLIGYKALQKGISEAILDIGLHPPTKGSSVFAVLKGAVDAGLNVPHSEEIYPEDYRIRGEHIAEYAKMLKEEDEERYRRQFGGYLLKGLEPEKLPEHFDEVKARIIEKFEGARE; encoded by the coding sequence ATGGCACACGGGCCAAGATATAGGGTTCCATTCAGGAGAAGGAGAGAAGGCAAGACCAACTATCACAAGAGGCTCAAGCTCCTCAAATCAGGCAAGCCAAGGTTAGTGGTTAGAAAAACACTCAATCATCACATTGCCCAAATCATCGTTTACGATCCAAAGGGAGATAGAACTTTAGTTTCAGCTCACACAAGGGAATTGATGAGAGACTTTGGCTGGAAGGGACACGGTGGAAACACTCCAAGTGCTTATCTGCTCGGTCTGCTCATCGGCTACAAGGCACTGCAGAAGGGCATAAGCGAAGCTATCCTTGATATAGGCTTGCACCCACCAACAAAAGGTTCAAGCGTCTTTGCAGTCCTTAAGGGAGCTGTTGACGCTGGTTTAAACGTTCCGCACAGCGAGGAAATTTACCCAGAGGATTATAGAATCAGGGGAGAACACATAGCCGAATACGCTAAGATGCTCAAAGAGGAAGACGAGGAGAGATATAGAAGACAGTTTGGCGGTTACCTCCTTAAAGGTCTCGAACCTGAAAAGCTTCCAGAGCACTTTGATGAGGTCAAAGCGAGAATAATTGAAAAGTTTGAGGGGGCGAGAGAATGA
- a CDS encoding 50S ribosomal protein L32e, with amino-acid sequence MNEKARLLRIRAKLKRKKPRFLRQEWWRFPKFKNDPKWRRPRGIDSKMRLKKKGKPRSPSIGWSSPKLVRGLHPSGYEEVLVHNVKELEALDPARQAARIARTVGKKKRIMIIERAKELGIKVLNG; translated from the coding sequence ATGAATGAGAAAGCGAGACTCTTAAGAATTAGGGCAAAGCTCAAGAGAAAGAAGCCAAGATTCCTTAGGCAAGAATGGTGGCGCTTTCCAAAGTTCAAGAATGATCCAAAGTGGAGAAGACCAAGGGGAATTGACAGCAAGATGAGGCTCAAGAAGAAGGGTAAGCCAAGGTCACCAAGCATTGGATGGAGCTCACCTAAACTTGTTAGAGGATTACATCCAAGCGGATATGAGGAAGTGTTAGTTCACAACGTCAAAGAGCTTGAAGCCCTTGACCCAGCAAGACAGGCAGCAAGGATTGCAAGAACCGTCGGAAAGAAGAAGAGAATCATGATAATTGAGAGAGCAAAAGAGTTAGGTATTAAAGTGCTTAACGGGTGA
- a CDS encoding SDR family oxidoreductase, which translates to MKNALVTGASGGIGKLIVKRLTEQDYFVIGVGRNEKALRELSSLGNFDYIITDLSEKGAAERIRKALERRGIERLDLLINNAGFAIAKPLLEQNEEELEKLFKVNVIAPIVLTKELLDMIPRGGKVVFVISAAAFVNTVELPSYGAAKASLHYMVVNLEKELKEKDVHIIKVYPRQVATPFWYGKVPKGSVSPEEAVDVILKAIKKNKSEVFVPAYVKLVKYLPRWPVFDYKFKF; encoded by the coding sequence ATGAAAAATGCACTTGTTACTGGAGCTTCCGGTGGAATTGGAAAGTTAATTGTAAAAAGATTGACTGAGCAGGATTATTTTGTTATTGGAGTTGGCAGGAATGAAAAAGCACTTAGAGAGCTTAGCTCACTCGGAAATTTTGACTACATTATTACGGATTTAAGTGAAAAGGGAGCGGCGGAGAGGATTAGAAAGGCGCTGGAACGGAGGGGTATTGAAAGGCTTGATCTTCTCATCAACAACGCGGGCTTTGCTATAGCTAAACCTCTCCTTGAGCAAAATGAGGAAGAACTCGAGAAACTTTTCAAGGTAAATGTAATAGCCCCAATTGTGCTTACGAAGGAGCTTCTGGACATGATTCCCAGAGGTGGAAAAGTCGTGTTTGTTATAAGTGCTGCAGCATTTGTTAACACCGTAGAGCTGCCGTCTTATGGGGCTGCAAAAGCTTCTCTCCACTATATGGTTGTTAATCTTGAAAAAGAGTTGAAAGAAAAAGATGTTCATATAATTAAGGTGTATCCGAGACAAGTAGCAACTCCTTTCTGGTATGGGAAAGTCCCTAAAGGTTCCGTCAGCCCAGAAGAAGCTGTAGACGTAATTTTAAAAGCTATTAAGAAAAACAAAAGCGAAGTGTTTGTCCCTGCTTACGTCAAGCTCGTTAAGTATCTCCCAAGATGGCCGGTCTTTGACTACAAGTTTAAATTCTGA